Proteins encoded in a region of the Haloarcula sp. CBA1129 genome:
- a CDS encoding Zn-ribbon domain-containing OB-fold protein: MTLDAGMCANGHVSYPTHPLCPECGEPQEETLDLADRTGEVVTWTHSTATPPGVREPNTLAIVEFDITDVSGASDEFVRALGQVTTDEVETGDTVEPVYVAELRDPDAGIKVPESQDWDGYRWDPV, translated from the coding sequence ATGACGCTTGACGCAGGCATGTGCGCGAACGGTCACGTCTCGTACCCCACCCATCCGCTGTGCCCGGAGTGTGGCGAACCACAGGAAGAGACCCTCGACCTCGCGGACCGGACCGGCGAGGTTGTCACTTGGACCCACTCGACAGCAACGCCGCCGGGTGTTCGCGAGCCCAACACGCTGGCTATCGTCGAGTTCGACATAACCGACGTCTCCGGCGCAAGCGACGAGTTCGTCCGCGCGCTCGGGCAGGTGACCACGGACGAGGTCGAAACAGGCGACACGGTCGAACCCGTCTACGTTGCGGAACTCCGCGATCCCGACGCGGGTATCAAAGTCCCCGAGAGCCAAGACTGGGACGGCTACCGCTGGGACCCGGTCTGA
- the acs gene encoding acetate--CoA ligase alpha subunit — protein MGRLSTLFAPERVAVVGATDSEGSVGHAVTTNLLDSFAGEVVAVNPNKETVLGLPCYDNLAGLEDPGSVDVAVVVVPPTVAVEVIENAGKAGIENVVVITAGFGETGSDGAERERRLREVASEYDLNLVGPNSLGVMSTPVGLNATFGNEMASDGDISFMSQSGAFITAVLDWAAERDVGFKDIVSLGNKAVLDESDFVAEWGDDPDTDVILGYLEDIGDGSSFVQTAREVTQDTPIVLVKSGRTDAGASAAASHTGAMAGSERAYEAGLDKAGTLRVESVQELFDYAQILAGQPLPDGDEIAIVTNAGGPGVMTTDAVGDSDLQLAQFGDETFSRLREEMPEEANIYNPVDIIGDAPAERFETALETVLADDSVSMAVVVACPTAVLSFEELAESVVEQQERFEKPVAATLMGGKSVDAGANVLSEAGVPNYFDPARAVGSLDALRRYREIRATEYEEPTTFDVDRERAREILESGARRGSNRLGVEAMELLDAYGIPTPQGDVVSSPVEAEAIAEEIGDDVVMKIVSPDILHKSDIGGVEVGVPVEDVRDTYEDLVVRARNYQADATILGVQVQEMVDLDNGVETILGMNRDPQFGPLLLFGLGGIFVEVLEDNTVSVAPVSETEAKGMLDDIDSAPLLRGARGRDPVDEATLVETIQRLSQLVTDFPAIVELDINPLVATPDGVQAVDLRLTLDQEKL, from the coding sequence ATGGGACGATTATCGACGTTATTTGCGCCGGAACGTGTCGCAGTGGTCGGGGCGACCGATTCGGAGGGGTCCGTCGGTCATGCGGTCACCACGAACCTGCTCGATTCGTTTGCAGGGGAGGTCGTGGCCGTAAACCCGAACAAAGAGACAGTGCTTGGATTGCCGTGTTACGACAACCTCGCCGGCCTAGAAGACCCCGGGTCGGTCGACGTGGCCGTCGTCGTCGTGCCGCCGACGGTGGCGGTCGAGGTCATCGAGAACGCCGGGAAAGCGGGTATCGAGAACGTCGTCGTCATCACCGCCGGCTTCGGTGAGACCGGCAGTGATGGGGCCGAACGCGAACGGCGACTGCGTGAGGTGGCCAGCGAATACGACCTGAATCTGGTTGGCCCGAACAGCCTCGGCGTAATGTCGACCCCCGTCGGGCTCAACGCCACCTTCGGCAACGAGATGGCCAGCGACGGCGACATCTCATTTATGAGCCAGTCGGGCGCGTTCATCACCGCCGTGCTGGACTGGGCCGCCGAGCGCGATGTCGGCTTCAAGGACATCGTCTCGCTCGGGAACAAGGCCGTACTGGACGAGAGCGATTTCGTCGCCGAGTGGGGCGACGACCCCGATACCGACGTGATTCTGGGCTACTTGGAGGACATCGGCGACGGGTCGTCGTTCGTCCAGACCGCCCGGGAGGTCACACAGGACACACCTATCGTGCTCGTCAAGTCCGGCCGCACGGACGCGGGTGCGAGTGCGGCGGCCTCCCACACCGGTGCGATGGCCGGCTCCGAGCGGGCCTACGAAGCGGGGCTTGACAAGGCCGGGACGCTCCGAGTCGAATCCGTTCAGGAACTGTTCGACTACGCCCAGATTCTTGCCGGCCAACCGCTCCCGGACGGCGACGAAATCGCGATCGTCACGAACGCCGGCGGCCCCGGTGTGATGACGACCGATGCCGTCGGCGACTCGGACCTGCAACTCGCGCAGTTTGGCGACGAAACCTTCTCTCGACTCCGCGAGGAGATGCCTGAGGAAGCCAACATCTACAACCCGGTCGACATCATCGGCGACGCCCCGGCGGAACGCTTCGAGACCGCGCTCGAAACGGTACTTGCGGATGACAGCGTCTCAATGGCCGTCGTCGTCGCCTGCCCGACGGCAGTGCTTTCCTTCGAGGAACTCGCAGAGAGCGTCGTCGAACAGCAAGAGCGGTTCGAGAAGCCTGTTGCGGCGACGCTGATGGGCGGGAAGTCCGTCGACGCTGGGGCGAACGTCCTGAGCGAAGCGGGCGTGCCGAACTACTTCGACCCGGCCCGCGCCGTTGGGAGTCTGGACGCTCTCAGACGCTATCGGGAGATCAGGGCAACCGAGTACGAGGAGCCGACGACCTTCGACGTGGACCGCGAGCGGGCCCGTGAGATACTTGAATCCGGTGCCCGACGCGGGTCGAACCGACTCGGCGTGGAAGCGATGGAACTGCTTGACGCGTACGGGATTCCGACACCACAAGGCGATGTCGTCTCCTCTCCCGTCGAAGCGGAGGCTATCGCCGAGGAAATCGGCGACGACGTGGTGATGAAAATCGTCAGCCCGGACATCCTGCACAAATCAGATATCGGCGGCGTTGAGGTCGGTGTCCCCGTCGAAGATGTCCGCGACACCTACGAAGACCTCGTCGTCAGGGCACGTAACTATCAGGCGGACGCGACGATCCTCGGCGTGCAGGTACAGGAAATGGTCGATCTCGACAACGGCGTCGAGACGATTCTCGGGATGAACCGCGACCCGCAGTTCGGGCCGCTGCTGTTGTTTGGCCTCGGCGGTATTTTTGTCGAGGTGCTCGAAGACAACACCGTCAGTGTCGCCCCCGTCAGCGAGACCGAGGCGAAAGGGATGCTCGACGACATCGACTCCGCGCCGCTGTTGCGCGGTGCCCGGGGCCGAGACCCCGTCGACGAAGCCACGCTCGTCGAAACTATTCAGCGGCTCTCGCAACTCGTCACTGATTTCCCCGCTATCGTGGAACTGGACATCAACCCCCTCGTCGCGACGCCCGACGGGGTGCAGGCGGTCGACCTGCGGCTGACCCTCGATCAGGAGAAACTATGA
- a CDS encoding 8-amino-7-oxononanoate synthase, whose amino-acid sequence MTHGFALDDRLEQRDAQNLRRQLEVAESVSARTRFADDPNGEPPEFGDEAVVFASNNYLGLADDGRVQRAAELGARTVGTGAGASRLVTGDTRIHRALERDLAASKGTERALVFSSGYAANIGTIDALAPDVVFSDELNHASIIDGCRVGASETVVYDHCDPDDLRTKMESRAVDVDEDEQWLVVTDSVFSMDGDIAPLGAICDVVEQYGAWLMVDEAHATGLFGDSGGGVVQREGLSDRVDVQLGTLSKALASQGGYIAGDEVLIEYLLNAARSFVFSTGLSPPNAAAAREALRIARETDRSAELWDTVATLRDGLETMGYEVLGETQILPVVVGDRGDALELADRLRDHGIVAPAIRPPTVPEGTSRIRVAPMATHTADDIAQCLDAFRTAGREVDVL is encoded by the coding sequence ATGACTCACGGCTTTGCTCTCGACGACCGACTCGAACAGCGCGACGCACAGAACCTCCGCCGACAGCTGGAAGTCGCCGAGTCCGTCTCGGCGCGGACTCGCTTCGCCGACGACCCGAACGGCGAACCACCGGAGTTCGGCGATGAGGCGGTCGTCTTCGCCTCGAACAACTATCTCGGGCTGGCTGACGACGGCCGGGTCCAACGAGCGGCCGAACTGGGCGCACGGACCGTCGGGACCGGTGCAGGAGCCTCGCGGCTGGTCACCGGCGACACGCGAATACACCGAGCGCTGGAGCGCGACCTCGCGGCCTCGAAAGGGACAGAGCGAGCGCTGGTGTTCTCGTCGGGCTATGCGGCCAACATCGGAACCATCGACGCGCTGGCTCCGGACGTCGTCTTCTCGGACGAACTGAACCACGCCTCGATTATCGACGGCTGTCGGGTCGGGGCGAGCGAGACAGTGGTGTACGATCACTGCGACCCCGACGACCTTCGAACGAAAATGGAGTCGCGAGCGGTCGATGTTGACGAGGACGAACAGTGGCTCGTGGTCACCGACTCCGTGTTTTCGATGGACGGGGACATCGCACCGTTGGGGGCCATCTGTGACGTAGTCGAGCAGTACGGCGCGTGGCTGATGGTCGACGAAGCACACGCAACAGGACTGTTCGGCGACAGCGGCGGGGGCGTCGTCCAGCGCGAGGGTCTGAGTGACCGCGTCGACGTGCAGCTGGGCACCCTCTCGAAGGCGCTGGCGAGTCAGGGCGGCTACATCGCCGGCGACGAAGTGCTTATCGAGTATCTACTGAACGCCGCGCGGTCGTTCGTCTTCTCGACTGGGCTGTCGCCACCGAACGCCGCGGCGGCCCGCGAAGCGCTACGAATCGCCCGCGAGACCGACCGCTCGGCGGAGCTCTGGGACACTGTCGCCACCCTCCGGGACGGTCTGGAGACGATGGGCTACGAGGTGCTCGGTGAGACGCAGATACTCCCTGTCGTCGTCGGCGACCGCGGCGACGCGCTAGAACTGGCCGACCGCCTGCGCGACCACGGCATTGTCGCGCCCGCGATTCGGCCACCGACCGTTCCGGAGGGAACGTCTCGCATCCGGGTCGCACCCATGGCAACACACACCGCCGACGACATCGCGCAGTGTCTCGACGCCTTCCGGACAGCCGGCAGGGAGGTGGATGTCCTGTGA
- a CDS encoding thiolase family protein encodes MGVAVIGASMTKFGQRDVWIRELLSQAGEECLTDAGVAPDDVEHLYVSNMASGEFEGQTGIMNLLAHDLGVLPAYSERVDQTSSSGGAGIYEAWQSVASGASEMTLLVGGEKMTHKTTGQATDIIASITHPDEYKHGVTLPSFAGMTARHYLERFDAPRESLARVAVKNHRNGVDNPKAQFQTEITMEKALESPIIADPLRLYDFCPITDGSAALMFTTEERAKEITDEYALVSGIGGATDTHVVHERDDPTVMGGVVESSKQAYEMAGLGPDDLDTAELHDMFTILEFLQLEGIGVAEQGTAWELAMDGATAKDGELPINTSGGLKSKGHPLGASGVAQGVEIYEQLVGEAGPRQVEADTALACNVGGFGNCVITTIMEAAE; translated from the coding sequence ATGGGAGTCGCAGTAATCGGCGCGTCAATGACGAAATTCGGGCAACGCGACGTCTGGATCCGTGAGTTGCTCTCGCAGGCCGGCGAGGAGTGTCTCACGGACGCCGGCGTTGCACCTGATGACGTAGAGCACCTGTACGTCTCGAACATGGCCAGCGGCGAGTTCGAAGGCCAGACGGGAATCATGAATCTGCTGGCCCACGACCTCGGGGTGCTTCCGGCCTACAGCGAACGGGTCGACCAGACCTCTTCCTCGGGCGGGGCGGGCATCTACGAGGCTTGGCAGTCCGTCGCCAGCGGGGCCAGCGAGATGACGCTGTTAGTCGGTGGGGAGAAGATGACCCACAAGACGACGGGTCAGGCGACGGACATCATCGCCTCGATCACCCACCCCGACGAGTACAAACACGGCGTGACGCTCCCGTCCTTTGCCGGGATGACCGCCCGGCACTATCTGGAGCGGTTCGACGCCCCACGGGAGTCGCTCGCCCGGGTCGCGGTCAAGAACCATCGGAACGGTGTGGACAACCCCAAGGCACAGTTCCAGACAGAGATCACGATGGAGAAGGCCTTAGAGTCGCCCATCATCGCGGACCCGTTGCGGCTGTATGACTTCTGTCCGATCACGGACGGCAGTGCCGCGCTCATGTTCACCACAGAGGAGCGGGCCAAAGAGATTACCGACGAGTACGCCCTCGTCTCCGGCATCGGCGGGGCGACCGACACCCACGTCGTCCACGAACGCGACGACCCGACGGTCATGGGCGGAGTCGTCGAATCGAGCAAGCAGGCCTACGAGATGGCCGGCCTCGGCCCAGACGACCTCGATACGGCCGAACTCCACGACATGTTCACCATTCTGGAGTTCCTCCAGTTGGAGGGCATCGGCGTCGCAGAGCAGGGAACGGCTTGGGAGCTGGCGATGGACGGAGCCACTGCTAAGGACGGCGAATTACCCATCAACACCTCCGGCGGGCTCAAATCGAAGGGCCATCCGCTGGGGGCAAGCGGTGTCGCGCAGGGCGTCGAAATCTACGAACAGCTCGTCGGCGAAGCCGGACCCCGACAGGTCGAGGCCGACACCGCGCTGGCGTGTAACGTCGGCGGGTTCGGGAACTGTGTCATCACCACAATCATGGAGGCCGCAGAATGA
- a CDS encoding transcriptional regulator — translation MDDIRFAVLGTGGIGRRTLEVSQHKDGLTAVAACDRNGVAIDHDGLDVAELLEATEGNIASGPAEDVATDGGAAAAKTAGVKQHGEQAGIVASEQGEPTETPIDDIIAESDAIDAVLLALPNLEHDFIPRVAERFAEADYEGVMIDVLKRSRVIGMLDDREDKLKESGITFVCGAGATPGFLTGAAALAAQSFVEVEEVEIWWGVGLKSGYEDNRGTVREDIAHLDGYDIEQAREMSEDEIEALIDEHDGVLEFHDMEHADDVLLERAGICDAEDVHVGGVLDVRSDEKPTTTTVSVTGTTFDGETGTNTFELDDVTSMEANVNGPALGYLKAGVRNNRAGHYGVFGPADLMPGF, via the coding sequence ATGGACGACATACGCTTTGCAGTGCTTGGAACCGGTGGTATCGGACGGCGGACGCTCGAAGTCTCACAGCACAAGGACGGTCTTACTGCCGTTGCAGCCTGTGACCGCAACGGCGTGGCTATCGACCACGACGGCCTCGACGTGGCGGAACTGCTGGAGGCGACGGAAGGCAACATCGCAAGCGGGCCGGCTGAAGACGTTGCGACAGACGGCGGTGCGGCCGCAGCCAAAACGGCGGGCGTCAAACAGCACGGCGAGCAGGCTGGCATCGTCGCAAGCGAGCAGGGCGAACCCACGGAGACACCCATCGACGACATCATCGCCGAGAGCGACGCCATCGACGCCGTCCTGCTGGCGCTGCCGAACCTCGAACACGACTTCATCCCACGCGTGGCCGAGCGCTTCGCGGAAGCTGACTACGAGGGCGTCATGATCGACGTGCTCAAGCGCTCACGCGTCATCGGCATGCTCGACGACCGCGAGGACAAACTGAAAGAGTCCGGCATCACATTCGTCTGCGGAGCCGGCGCGACACCGGGCTTCCTGACCGGCGCGGCCGCGCTGGCCGCACAGTCCTTCGTCGAGGTCGAGGAGGTCGAGATCTGGTGGGGTGTCGGCCTCAAGTCCGGCTACGAGGACAACCGCGGCACCGTCCGGGAGGACATCGCCCATCTCGACGGGTACGACATCGAACAGGCCCGCGAGATGAGCGAGGACGAAATCGAGGCACTCATCGACGAGCACGACGGCGTACTGGAGTTCCACGATATGGAGCACGCCGACGACGTGCTACTGGAGCGCGCGGGCATCTGCGACGCCGAGGACGTCCACGTCGGCGGCGTCCTTGACGTGCGCTCGGACGAGAAACCGACCACCACGACAGTCAGCGTGACTGGCACGACCTTCGACGGGGAGACGGGAACGAACACCTTCGAACTGGACGACGTGACGAGCATGGAGGCCAACGTCAACGGGCCTGCGCTGGGCTACCTGAAAGCCGGCGTCCGGAACAACCGCGCCGGCCACTACGGCGTGTTCGGTCCCGCCGACCTCATGCCCGGCTTCTGA
- the bioB gene encoding biotin synthase BioB: MVYETGNQTVDDAVTRVLDGERLDRRDGLALIAQPVDDLAAGADYVRTQLGDDTVDACSIVNAKAGSCAEDCGFCAQSVHFDTGIDNYGFLGPEKILEAAKRAERDGAQRFGIVVAEKGVSKENRPEEWQEVLESIRLVRDETDVEVDASLGILTEEEAAILADEGLNHYNHNIETSPQYFPEVVQTHTFDKRVETLRVAKEAGMDLCAGVILGMGESPTDRVDAAMALQDIGISSLPVNILNPVAGTPMAEQGLPDITTEEVIKTIAVYRLLHPESRVRLTGGREVNLDTDGQVAALEAGADGILTGDYLTTEGQTAADDLEIMEEAGLEPNTEANEFDPEAVKERAVEETETETAAGTAQTKSELKSDD, from the coding sequence GTGGTTTACGAGACGGGCAACCAAACGGTAGACGACGCCGTCACGCGCGTGCTGGACGGCGAGCGCCTCGACCGACGAGACGGATTGGCTCTCATCGCACAGCCGGTCGACGACTTGGCGGCCGGGGCCGACTACGTGCGCACGCAACTGGGTGACGACACCGTCGACGCGTGTTCGATCGTAAACGCCAAAGCCGGGAGCTGCGCGGAGGACTGTGGCTTCTGTGCCCAGTCGGTCCACTTCGACACCGGCATCGACAACTACGGCTTCCTCGGTCCGGAGAAGATACTGGAGGCCGCAAAGCGTGCCGAGCGGGACGGCGCACAGCGGTTCGGTATCGTCGTCGCCGAGAAGGGCGTCTCGAAGGAGAATCGCCCCGAGGAGTGGCAAGAGGTCCTCGAATCGATCCGCCTTGTCCGCGACGAGACGGACGTGGAGGTCGACGCCAGCCTCGGTATTCTGACAGAGGAGGAGGCTGCAATTCTGGCCGACGAGGGACTCAATCACTACAATCACAACATCGAGACCTCCCCTCAATACTTCCCGGAAGTCGTGCAAACCCACACGTTCGACAAGCGGGTCGAGACGCTCCGGGTTGCCAAAGAGGCCGGCATGGACCTCTGTGCCGGCGTCATACTGGGGATGGGCGAGTCGCCGACCGACAGGGTCGATGCGGCGATGGCCCTACAGGATATCGGCATCTCCTCGCTCCCGGTCAACATCCTGAACCCGGTCGCTGGCACCCCCATGGCCGAACAGGGGCTGCCCGACATCACGACCGAGGAAGTCATCAAGACCATCGCGGTGTACCGCCTGCTACATCCCGAGTCCCGCGTGCGCCTGACCGGCGGGCGCGAGGTCAACCTCGACACGGATGGACAGGTGGCCGCGCTGGAGGCCGGCGCAGACGGCATCCTCACCGGTGATTATCTCACCACCGAGGGACAGACGGCGGCCGACGACCTCGAAATCATGGAGGAGGCCGGGCTCGAACCGAACACCGAGGCTAACGAGTTCGACCCCGAGGCGGTCAAAGAACGCGCAGTCGAGGAGACAGAGACCGAGACGGCGGCAGGGACAGCACAGACCAAATCAGAACTCAAATCCGACGACTGA
- the bioD gene encoding dethiobiotin synthase: MSNTTAESKRESGTGHIAEDGVFVVGTDTGVGKTVVTAGLTGWLRDMGTDAVAVKPCQTGYPPDDDAAFVESICDTPDAAVCLERLSPPLAPEVAAREADDDITLSYESIRDGVTDVVAESETAVVEGIGGLRVPLADGREVIDLVADIGLPAMVVARSGLGTLNHTALTVQALRQNGVPVVSIVLNEYEGATTAERTNPNVIERMTGCSVWPVPPLDIESSDSVIDGLRAHLPQSVLRPAIER, translated from the coding sequence GTGAGCAATACGACGGCGGAGTCGAAACGGGAAAGCGGGACCGGTCACATCGCGGAGGACGGTGTCTTCGTCGTCGGGACCGACACCGGCGTGGGTAAGACGGTTGTGACAGCCGGGTTGACGGGCTGGCTACGGGATATGGGGACGGACGCGGTCGCCGTCAAGCCCTGCCAGACCGGGTATCCGCCGGACGACGACGCGGCGTTCGTCGAGTCGATCTGTGACACACCGGACGCCGCGGTCTGTCTGGAGCGGCTGTCGCCACCGCTGGCACCGGAAGTGGCCGCGAGAGAGGCAGACGACGATATCACGCTGTCCTACGAGTCGATCCGCGACGGCGTTACCGATGTCGTGGCAGAAAGCGAGACGGCTGTCGTCGAGGGTATCGGCGGCCTGCGTGTCCCGCTGGCAGACGGTCGAGAAGTCATCGACCTCGTTGCAGATATCGGGCTTCCGGCCATGGTTGTCGCCCGCTCGGGTCTGGGCACGCTCAATCACACGGCGCTGACGGTGCAGGCGCTCCGGCAGAACGGCGTCCCCGTCGTCAGTATCGTTCTCAACGAGTACGAGGGTGCGACGACCGCTGAGCGGACGAATCCGAACGTTATCGAACGGATGACTGGCTGTTCCGTCTGGCCTGTTCCACCGCTTGACATCGAGTCGTCAGACAGCGTGATTGACGGACTCAGAGCGCATCTTCCGCAGTCGGTGTTACGGCCGGCTATCGAGCGGTAA
- a CDS encoding phosphotransacetylase family protein: MTDTNTLLVTSLEEGIGKTAITLALATRAHDAGYDVGYMKPKGTRLRSAVGKTRDEDPMLARELLDLETDLHEMEPIVYSPTFIQEAIRGREDPDDLRERLQESIETCSDGTDLLLVEGSSDPTTGSIVDLTDIDIAELLDARVLLVTGYETPSDTDEILSAARAIGDRLDGVLFNGVTDATVDELADDVVPFLEGEGIPVHGILPRDRSLAGVTVADLARNLGADILTGDANTDVHVERFSVGAMSGSSALERFRRTRDAVVVTGGDRSEVQTAALEASGIKALLLTGGFQPPSAVIGQAAEKNVPVLSVQSDTRTTIDRVEEVLRTGQTRNEATVDRMQTLLDDGVDIEALLSIDL; the protein is encoded by the coding sequence ATGACCGACACGAACACGCTACTCGTCACGTCACTGGAGGAAGGTATCGGCAAGACGGCTATCACGCTCGCGCTCGCGACGCGTGCCCACGACGCGGGCTACGACGTCGGCTACATGAAGCCCAAGGGGACGCGACTCCGGAGCGCGGTCGGCAAAACGCGGGACGAGGACCCGATGCTCGCCCGCGAACTGCTCGATCTGGAGACCGACCTCCACGAGATGGAGCCCATCGTCTACTCACCGACGTTCATCCAAGAAGCCATCCGCGGGCGTGAGGACCCCGACGACCTCCGCGAGCGATTGCAGGAAAGCATCGAGACGTGTTCGGACGGGACCGACCTGCTCCTCGTCGAGGGGAGCAGCGACCCGACGACCGGGAGTATCGTCGACCTCACAGACATCGACATCGCCGAACTGCTCGACGCCCGCGTGCTGTTAGTCACTGGCTACGAGACGCCCAGTGATACGGACGAAATTCTGTCAGCGGCCCGTGCAATCGGCGACCGACTGGACGGCGTCCTGTTCAACGGCGTCACGGATGCGACGGTCGACGAACTCGCCGACGACGTGGTTCCGTTCCTCGAAGGCGAGGGAATCCCGGTCCACGGAATCCTGCCGCGTGACCGCTCACTCGCCGGTGTCACCGTTGCCGACCTCGCCCGGAATCTCGGCGCAGACATCCTCACCGGTGATGCCAACACTGACGTCCACGTCGAGCGGTTCAGCGTCGGCGCGATGAGCGGGAGCAGCGCACTCGAACGCTTCCGGCGGACGCGCGATGCTGTCGTCGTCACCGGTGGCGACCGCTCGGAGGTCCAGACCGCGGCCCTCGAAGCGTCCGGCATCAAGGCGTTACTTCTCACAGGCGGGTTCCAGCCCCCCAGCGCGGTCATCGGACAGGCGGCTGAGAAAAACGTCCCAGTGTTGTCCGTCCAGTCGGACACGCGGACGACGATAGACAGGGTCGAGGAGGTCCTCCGAACGGGTCAGACGCGCAATGAGGCAACTGTCGACCGTATGCAGACGCTACTGGACGACGGTGTCGATATCGAGGCGCTCCTGTCAATCGATCTGTAG
- the dpsA gene encoding DNA starvation/stationary phase protection protein DpsA translates to MATQEHVRREFGEVEENELRLDKEKSEQVINALNQDLADTYTLYHQVRKHHWNVEGAEFRDLHLFLGDAAGNAEEAADELAERAQALGGTPIAGGKAQEEHASVEPEGQDVYDIRTSLENDLEMYGDIIESLRDHIDLAENLGDHATAQILREIIVQTEEDAHHIEHYLEDDTLVLD, encoded by the coding sequence ATGGCAACACAAGAGCACGTCCGACGTGAATTCGGCGAGGTCGAAGAGAACGAACTCCGCCTCGACAAAGAAAAGTCCGAGCAGGTAATCAACGCGCTGAACCAAGATCTGGCAGACACGTACACGCTGTACCATCAGGTCAGGAAGCACCACTGGAACGTCGAGGGCGCGGAGTTCCGCGACCTGCACCTGTTCCTCGGCGACGCCGCTGGCAACGCCGAGGAGGCGGCCGACGAACTCGCGGAGCGGGCACAGGCCCTCGGTGGCACGCCCATCGCCGGCGGCAAGGCACAGGAAGAGCACGCGTCAGTCGAGCCGGAAGGGCAGGACGTGTACGACATCCGGACGTCGCTCGAAAACGACCTCGAGATGTACGGTGACATCATTGAGTCGCTCCGGGACCACATCGACCTCGCGGAGAACCTCGGTGACCACGCCACAGCGCAGATTCTCCGGGAAATCATCGTGCAGACCGAGGAAGACGCCCACCACATCGAGCACTACCTCGAAGACGACACGCTCGTGCTGGACTAA
- a CDS encoding HTH domain-containing protein encodes MSSSTAPGGRRTTLFVRSDLPAPSQKRCTAIERELQELVCRGVLDDTETVEWEKRVPLQGPGNGTERKLYNEFADWAREAGVCLAPFFDTRLCYSSTTGEKRRELVMPAVCLAVYEDDELVQVAPFADAGRAESVEECIAELAETGTLPDTYSATVSTV; translated from the coding sequence ATGTCCAGCTCTACCGCTCCGGGTGGACGCCGGACGACTCTGTTCGTCCGGTCTGACCTCCCAGCGCCATCACAGAAACGCTGCACCGCTATCGAACGTGAGCTACAGGAGCTGGTGTGCCGTGGCGTACTCGACGACACCGAAACGGTCGAATGGGAGAAACGCGTCCCGCTACAGGGTCCCGGGAACGGAACCGAACGGAAGCTGTACAACGAGTTCGCGGACTGGGCCCGCGAGGCTGGTGTCTGTCTCGCCCCGTTTTTCGACACCCGGCTCTGTTACAGTTCGACGACGGGTGAGAAACGCCGGGAACTCGTCATGCCGGCCGTCTGTCTCGCAGTTTACGAGGACGACGAGCTGGTGCAGGTTGCCCCCTTCGCCGACGCGGGTCGAGCGGAGTCCGTCGAAGAATGTATTGCAGAACTGGCCGAGACAGGGACCCTCCCGGACACATACTCGGCAACGGTCTCGACCGTATAA